One Romboutsia sp. 13368 genomic window carries:
- a CDS encoding HDIG domain-containing metalloprotein: protein MNNKEVFTRINEILLNSSKPSYELESLIMDGDLDRYPFDKIRKLKDINQNPKYHPEGNVLNHIFLVVDRASEYKQYSNDEKVFMWAALLHDIGKLTTTRVRKNRITSYDHDIEGKDIAMDFLNELTHDEKFKQKVVNLVRWHMQPLYYDKNLPFFKPQDMINDVEYKEVALLSLCDRLGRGNLDKETINHEKERIEKFKEYFEKN, encoded by the coding sequence ATGAATAATAAAGAAGTATTTACAAGAATAAATGAAATTTTATTAAATAGTTCAAAACCATCATATGAATTAGAATCTCTAATAATGGATGGAGATTTAGATAGATATCCATTTGATAAGATAAGAAAATTAAAGGATATAAATCAAAATCCTAAGTATCATCCAGAAGGAAATGTTTTAAATCATATATTTTTGGTAGTAGATAGAGCAAGTGAGTACAAGCAGTACTCAAATGATGAAAAAGTATTTATGTGGGCAGCACTTTTACATGATATAGGAAAATTAACTACTACAAGAGTAAGAAAAAATAGAATAACATCTTATGACCATGATATAGAAGGTAAAGATATAGCTATGGACTTTTTAAATGAATTAACGCATGATGAAAAATTTAAGCAAAAAGTAGTAAATTTAGTTAGATGGCATATGCAACCATTGTATTATGATAAAAATCTTCCATTTTTTAAACCACAAGATATGATAAATGATGTAGAATATAAAGAGGTAGCATTACTATCTTTATGCGATAGACTTGGAAGAGGAAATTTAGATAAAGAGACTATAAATCATGAAAAAGAAAGGATAGAAAAATTTAAAGAGTATTTTGAGAAAAACTAA
- the walR gene encoding cell wall metabolism DNA-binding response regulator WalR — MKEKILILEDEIGIRSFVSINLKREGYEVIEAECGQEAIDKIKNEKNISLALLDVMLPDMSGIEVCKYIRQNFDQVGIIMLTAKAQEDDKIEGFISGADDYMVKPFSIKELLFRISALLRRIKKDDNIKSNEIVALPFTLNLDKRKLLKNGKEIELTPTEFSIVKYLITNAKKSLSRDQILEEVWGSNYLYDFKIVDVNIRRIRNKIEDDPSKPKYIQTVWGYGYCFRKDEQ; from the coding sequence ATGAAGGAAAAAATATTAATACTAGAAGATGAAATTGGAATAAGAAGTTTTGTAAGCATAAATTTAAAAAGAGAAGGATATGAAGTAATAGAGGCTGAATGTGGACAGGAAGCTATAGATAAAATAAAAAATGAGAAAAATATATCGTTAGCACTTTTAGATGTGATGTTACCTGATATGAGTGGAATTGAAGTTTGTAAATATATAAGACAAAATTTTGATCAAGTTGGAATTATAATGCTTACAGCTAAAGCTCAAGAAGATGATAAAATAGAGGGCTTCATATCTGGCGCTGATGACTATATGGTAAAGCCATTTAGTATAAAGGAATTATTATTTAGAATAAGTGCTTTACTTAGAAGAATTAAAAAGGATGATAATATAAAATCTAATGAAATAGTAGCATTGCCATTTACACTTAACTTAGATAAGAGAAAACTATTAAAAAATGGTAAAGAAATAGAACTTACACCTACAGAATTTTCTATTGTAAAATATTTAATTACGAATGCAAAAAAATCTTTAAGTAGAGATCAAATACTTGAAGAAGTATGGGGGAGTAACTACCTTTATGATTTTAAAATAGTTGATGTAAATATAAGAAGAATAAGAAATAAAATAGAAGATGACCCATCAAAACCTAAATATATACAAACTGTTTGGGGATATGGATATTGTTTTAGAAAGGACGAACAATAG
- a CDS encoding sensor histidine kinase, whose amino-acid sequence MLHFEGLRKRVIKNYFIIIILTVTLFEGLFMFYVQNYYYDSVRQSLKAQVNYTNSVYNTSINNIENTTFDEKISNILDKQKIGESSKFAIQVIDKNKNIIVDPYGIKTNEKIESEDVDKALKGAKDLYPITSKIKATNEHVMSVSVPIKINNVIEGAIRYTVSLTEIDATIFKLGLGLVFAGICILIIALSLSLRFAETIIQPLVELKEFANELSHGNFSIKLKDTNISNDEIGDLAKTFVHMAAEIDKSEKLKEEFISSISHELRTPLTSIKGWSETLGYEEITRDELDLGLGIIQDETERLIKLVEELLDFSRLASDRIKLKIDTVDIKRLAIGVVNQLKVKSNEKNIRLNVEFINEDIDLIQGDKDRLRQVLINLVQNSIKFTDDGGFINIVVSQDEEYTTIKVVDNGAGIEKENLEKVLDKFFQEDYNKAGSGLGLAISNEIVKLHGGNMILNSKKGVGTSITVKIKNIHIKSIQA is encoded by the coding sequence GTGCTACACTTTGAAGGGCTAAGAAAAAGAGTAATTAAAAACTATTTCATAATAATAATATTAACAGTTACATTATTTGAAGGTTTATTTATGTTTTATGTTCAAAATTATTACTATGATTCTGTAAGACAAAGTTTAAAAGCTCAAGTTAATTATACAAATTCTGTATATAATACCAGTATAAATAATATAGAAAATACAACTTTTGATGAAAAGATAAGTAATATACTAGACAAGCAAAAAATTGGAGAAAGTTCAAAGTTTGCAATCCAAGTAATTGATAAAAATAAAAATATTATAGTAGACCCATATGGTATAAAAACAAATGAAAAAATAGAATCTGAAGATGTAGATAAAGCACTTAAAGGTGCAAAGGATTTATATCCAATAACATCTAAGATAAAAGCTACTAATGAACATGTAATGAGTGTATCTGTTCCTATAAAAATAAATAATGTGATAGAAGGAGCAATAAGATACACAGTATCATTGACAGAAATAGATGCAACTATATTCAAATTAGGACTTGGTTTAGTTTTTGCTGGTATATGTATATTGATAATAGCACTATCTTTAAGTTTAAGATTTGCAGAAACTATAATACAGCCACTTGTTGAATTAAAAGAATTTGCTAATGAATTATCTCATGGGAACTTCAGTATAAAGTTAAAAGATACAAATATATCAAATGATGAAATTGGAGACTTGGCAAAGACATTTGTACACATGGCAGCTGAAATAGATAAAAGTGAAAAATTAAAAGAAGAATTTATTTCTTCAATATCTCATGAACTTAGAACACCACTTACATCAATAAAAGGATGGAGTGAAACTTTAGGTTATGAGGAAATAACAAGAGATGAACTTGATTTAGGTCTTGGAATAATTCAAGATGAAACGGAAAGACTTATAAAATTAGTTGAAGAATTACTTGATTTTTCAAGGTTAGCATCAGATAGAATAAAATTAAAGATAGATACAGTAGATATAAAAAGGCTAGCTATAGGTGTTGTAAATCAACTTAAAGTAAAATCAAATGAAAAAAATATTAGATTAAATGTAGAGTTTATAAATGAAGATATTGACTTAATTCAAGGTGATAAGGATAGACTTAGACAAGTTTTAATAAATTTAGTTCAAAACTCTATAAAATTTACTGATGATGGCGGATTTATAAATATTGTAGTATCTCAAGATGAAGAATATACTACTATAAAAGTAGTAGATAATGGTGCTGGTATAGAAAAAGAAAACTTAGAAAAAGTATTAGATAAATTCTTCCAAGAAGATTATAATAAAGCTGGAAGTGGACTAGGACTTGCTATAAGTAATGAAATAGTAAAACTTCATGGAGGAAATATGATACTTAACAGTAAAAAAGGAGTAGGAACTTCTATAACTGTAAAAATAAAAAATATACACATAAAATCTATACAAGCTTAA
- the truA gene encoding tRNA pseudouridine(38-40) synthase TruA, translated as MRNIKMTIRYDGSRYKGFQRLKDNDMTIQGKIEDVLSKMTNESIEIIGSGRTDMGVHAYGQVANFKTNSNLSIEKMQSYLYEYLPEDIVIANLEEVEDRFHSRYNAKSKVYLYKIYNNKFHDPFLRKYTTHIPKKLDIELMKEASKYFIGEHDFTSFASSKSKKKSNVRTVYSINIKEDNGLIEIYFEGNGFLYNMVRIMTGALIDVGHKKISPEDIKRMLEEKDRSKSSDTAPAKGLYLYKVSY; from the coding sequence ATGAGAAATATAAAAATGACAATAAGGTATGATGGATCAAGGTATAAGGGATTTCAAAGATTAAAAGACAATGATATGACAATACAAGGTAAAATCGAAGATGTATTAAGTAAAATGACTAATGAAAGCATAGAAATAATTGGTTCAGGAAGAACTGATATGGGAGTTCATGCATATGGACAAGTTGCAAATTTTAAAACAAATTCTAATTTATCTATAGAAAAAATGCAATCATATTTATATGAATATTTACCAGAAGATATAGTTATAGCTAATCTAGAAGAAGTAGAAGACAGATTCCATAGTAGATATAATGCAAAATCAAAAGTATATTTATATAAAATATACAATAATAAATTCCATGACCCATTTTTAAGAAAGTATACTACTCACATACCTAAGAAACTAGATATAGAATTAATGAAAGAGGCAAGTAAATACTTTATAGGAGAACATGATTTTACTAGTTTTGCATCATCAAAATCTAAGAAAAAATCAAATGTAAGAACTGTATATTCTATAAATATAAAAGAAGACAATGGTTTAATAGAAATATATTTTGAAGGCAATGGATTCTTATACAATATGGTAAGAATAATGACAGGTGCTTTAATAGATGTAGGACATAAAAAAATATCACCAGAAGATATAAAAAGAATGCTTGAAGAAAAAGATAGAAGTAAGTCTTCAGATACAGCACCAGCTAAGGGATTATATTTATATAAAGTAAGTTATTAA